The segment TTCTGTTGTTCTCCCTCGCCTCCTCAACTTTTACTTACATAGAcgatattctaaatttttttcatactttctTCTAAACACTTCTGCGATCTAAGACAACATGGTCCTAGCCCACTCACCTCCGCGTAAGGCGGCCAATACTCGCCCCCCAGACAGGAACCGTAGGAACCTCACCCGCATCTCCGAGACTCCTACGGACATTATAACACAGCAGAGTCCCCCGCCGCTACCCACCACCTCTAGAGCGGGGCATTCACGCTCTCACTCCCCGCGTATCTCCCCTCGGTCACCCCCGCCCAGGGGGAGGACTCAAAGGCGATCGCCCCTACCCCCTCTGCCGCGAATAGATAGCAGATCCCCGACTGATCGGCAGGTGTCTACTCCTCCTCCGTCACCGTCTAGGGGGTGGATATCGCTTCCCAGCACCCCATCTAGCAGACAAAACTCACCTAACCCCCCACGCGAGGACGGAGGGGACGAGATCCCGGCCAGCTGGGAATCGCTCTCTCCTTCCTCGATGGCCACCCCCGCACTGGTGTACTCCCCACCCACGCTGATTCGTCGCTCTCCAAGCCCTGCGACTGCACCAACGCCGGCAATTGCACCAACCCCAGAACCCGCCCCGGCCCCCCCGTCCGCCCTTCAAACTGCGTTCACGCTCATTGTTGACTCCGCTAAGGAAATTATGGCCAAAATCTCGGAGGGGAAAAGCGTGACAAGCGCTAACAAGAAGCGTATCAAAGACCTCGCGCAGAACATCATGGGCGCCGTAGAGATGGCCAAATACGATGAGCCGCCCGAACTCACCAAACCGGTATCTGACGCCGTCCTCCAAACGATCCGGGAAACCATCCGAGAGGAACTCAAAGCGCAGGCCCCTCCCCTTCCCCCTCCAGCGCCTACTCCGGTACCTCTCACAAAATCCTTCGCATCGGTGGCTGCAACCACCCCCCCACCCAAACGCCCCGCGCCGCGATCTCCCGTCCAACCGGCGATGATCATCAAAGCCAAGGCGACCGGCGAACATCAGCCGGTGGTCTACGACGAGTGGCGCAAGAAGATCACCTTCCGTAATAGCACTTTCGCGCCATCGCAAGTGCGCACCCTGCGCAATAACACGGTAAAGGTGAATTTCGATAACGCCGCGCAAAGAGACGAAATTGTGGCAAGGGTGAACAGGATACCGGGACTTGTGGCAGAGGAGTCAAGGCTCCGAAAGCCCCTCATTATTCTGAAGGGGGTCAGCAAGGAAACGCCGAAAGAGGAGTTGCTAGACATAATCAGCAGCCAAAATCAGGTGGCCGTCGACGATCTCCGTCTCTGCTTCCTTCTGAGGAACAGAAacgataaattttataacgtaGTTCTAGAAGTGGCACCGGCAGTTCGGCGAACCTTGGTGGAGGAGGGCCGCGTCAACGTGGAGCATCAGAGGGTACACGTGGCGGACTTCAGCCGTTTTGTGCAGTGCCGGAAATGCCTTCAGTTCGGGCACACTGGCAATAAATGTGAAGCGGagttctacccgtgtgcccACTGTGGCTCCGCCGCGCATCACATCTCCACCTGCTCCCATAGAACCGACCCAACTAAAATGTGTTGCTACAATTGCAAACAAACCAACAGCACAGGCACCAATCATTCTGCTCTAGACACTAAAGTTTGCCCCAAGATTCTGAAAGCCCAAAAATCCCTAAACGAATCAACCGACTATGGGTactaaaacagtaaaaattgTACAGTGTAACCTCAACCGGTGCTATACATCCCAACAGGAATTTCTTGTTCACTTTCGCGAAAAGAATTTCGATATCGCCTTGATCTCTGAACCCTATGTGGGTAGCGGCTTGGAAGTTAGGCCCCCACCGGGAATAAATGTCTACCAATTTTCTAATGGCTCCCGAGTCAAGGCTTGCATCCTTACTAAACCTACCGTGGCTGCCATTGGCGTCACGCAACTATCTACCGCGAACCTAGCCGTCACCCGCATCAACCTTGGGTCCAGATTTTTGGATGTCGCTTCAATTTATGTTGAGCCTGACACGGATACTGAATCCACGCTATCCAAACTCAACCACTTCCTGCGGACGACCAACTCCTCCTTACGGCTTGTCGGCGGTGATGTAAATGGAAGCCATCAAGAGTGGGGACAGCGCGATGCGAACGACAGGGGAGATGAGGTGGCTAACATTATGGCCTCTAACAACATGGCAGTCTGTAATGTAGGCGATGAACCCACCTTCGAAGCGATAAGACATGGGAACCACTGCTCCTCCATTGTCGATGTAACATACGCCTCACACAACCTTGCTGACAGCATTAACAACTGGCAGGTCGACCGCGCGGTTTGTCCCTCCTCAGATCACAACGGCATCACCTACGTGATGACACCGCCCCACAGATTGAGTAAACTAAAAAGCTCTTCGACGTTCAAATACTCCACCTACAGGGCTGACTGGAAGCAATTCCGCGAGGAACTGGTGCCAGTCATGGCCCCGCTGGTGGGTCAAACAAATGTCGCTACTCTCTCTGGGGAAGGGCTGGACCGCGTGGTGGACCAGCTTACCACCAACATCCAACGGGTCTGCAGCAGGGTTTTCCACCGAAACCGAACCCCTAAATCCCACAACCCATGGTGGTCAGACGACCTCGAAAACATGAAAAAGGAATGCATCCGCCTACATCACAGACTCCACTATTTAAAGAGAGCCAACAGACCCCTCGGCGATGCGATTAACAACTACCAGGAGGCGAAAAAGAACTATGCCCTTGCCATCTCAAAAGCGTCCACGGAACATTTCCGGCAATTTTGCGACGCACAGGATAAGGAGGACGTATGGGCGGTCACCAACCGCATTATTAAAGAATCGCCTCTCAGAAGACCACCACAGACGTTAAAAATCAACAACTCATACACAGACAATAGCCCCAACACCGCCCATGCGCTGCTCAACCACTTTTATCCCGATGACACTCCTGACACTCTCAACTGCCAAAGGGAAATACGAAGCAGTATGGACGACTTGCCAGACTCGGAGGATGACCTTCCGTTCACGGCCGCGGAGGTCCGGGAGTGCCTGGCCCATATCGGTCACAAGAAGGCTCCGGGAGGAGACCACCTGACCTCAGATATCTGTAAGGAAGCATTTGATGAATATCCTGAATTTTTCACTAATTTGTACAATAGGTGCCTGGAACTGGGATATTTCCCGAAAACCTGGAAGAAGGCGGTGGTCAGGATCCTCCCGAAACCTGGCAAGACCGATATGGAGGAACTCGGCTCCTATCGGCCTATAGGACTCATCCCCGTGTTCGGCAAGGTCCTAGAAAAGCTGCTGATCAAACGGATCACTTACAAAGCGGAATGCGAAGAACAACTCTCCAACAGACAATTCGGATTTAGGGAACAAACATCCACTACAGACGCTCTTGAGTTAGCCCTAGAGACCATAAACAATGCCAAGAACAATAAAAAGCAAGTCGTAGCAGTCTCACTGGATATCAAGGCAGCATTCGACAATGCCTGGTGGCCGGCACTTTTTCGGCGGCTTCGGCATATCAAATGCCCTAAGAATATCCACCGCATCGTCCGGAATTGTGTTTCGAACAGGACCGTAACCCTGGAGTACGCCGACAGCACGGCGTCCAAAGAGATGACCAAGGGGTGCATCCAAGGGTCGGCCTGCGGACCGGTGTTCTGGAACATAATTCTGGACGAACTCCTCACGTTGCCCCTACCTGACGGCGCACACATCCAAGCATTCGCGGATGATGTGTTGCTGATCGTCGAGGGTCGAACACGTGAGGAGGTGGAAAAGATCTCTGAGCAAAGTCTACAAGATATTCATGCCTGGGGCGAACGAGTCAAGCTACACTTTGGGCCCGACAAAACTAAACTCATCTCATTCACCAAACACACACAGACCGCCATCATCCGCATCGACAACACTCAGATACCAATCTCCGACACCATCAAACTCTTAGGAGTTATAATAGACAAGAGACTCACATTCATAAACCACaccaaatacattatacacaaAGCGACCAAAATCTTATACGATTCGTTCGGCCCACATGGGGTGTTCACCCAGAAAATATTGACTGCATCTATAGACAGGTTGTGACCCCCATTATTACCTATGCGGCAGGGATATGGGGGTCCGCAACGAAATACCACCTGGTCCGCCGAGCGCTCCGGTCATTCCAAAGGAAATTCGCAATCATGGCAATACGCGGATTCCACACAATATCTGCCGTCGCAGCCGACGCACTGGCACGATTTCCGCCGCTACACTTGGTGATTGACGAGGTGCGTGAGACACACCACATCAAGAAGACCGGTATGTTGGACTCCCTCCCTGAGGACATTGGGCTGTACCGGCGTGTCCGGGTTAGGGACCTCCTGCATCCAGCCGAGCGGGTCACTATAGACTACAGTACGGCGACCACGCAGGAGGAAACCGACTACCTCATGAACCCGGAGGCACCCAATGTCTTCACGGACGGGAGCAAACACGACAATGGGGACACGGGGGCGGCGTTTGTCATCATCATGGAGGGACTGCCGGGGGGATCCGTGACCaggaaatttaaattgtgcAGAACCGCTACTGTCTTCATGGCGGAACTGTACGCAATAGCCCAAGCCTTGGAGTGGCTTCGTCTTCGAGACCACTCCTCGGCCAAGATCTTTTCAGATTCTTTATCTGCTATAAAGGCTATCCAGGACCGCAGCAACACAGACTATCTCGTGAATCGTATTCACAGAGATCTGTTCTTGCTGCGGTCCAGGAACCAGGTGGTGGACTTTGTGTGGACGAAGGCTCACGTCGGGATAGTGGGAAACGAGATCGCGGACGCGACGGCCAAAGAGGCGGCCTCTAAAAAGACAGCGTCCGAGGTCAATTTCTTCCCACTATCCCACGCCAAGCGACTCCTAAAAGCGGCAACGCTCCAGGCTTGGCAGGCGGAGTACGAGTCGGCCGCGCAGGGTGCCACCACCAAAGCCTTCTTCCCTTCATTAACAAACATCTTCTCCTTCCTTAGCGCATTCAAAATCTCATTTGCCCTTACGCAAATATTAACTGGTCACGGATACCATAAGGAGTACCTCCATCGCTTTAAGATCACGGATGATGACAAGTGCCCCTGCGACGACTCCACGACGCAAGATGTGCCGCACATACTGATGAAGTGCCCAATGTTCTCAAAAACGCGCCACGACTATGTCGTGGCGTGCCAGAGCCACCGAATTGAGGAATTTAATCTCCTGCTATCTACACAAAAAGATGAGACAATGAAGACCCTGAACACGCACATCAACAAAATCATTGAAAACCTAAAGGCCATAAACAGCACATGAAAAAACTCTTCTCCTTTCCCACTTCTACCTTCtatcccaaaaaaaaaaaaaactttctctATAGACAAAAACTgtaccatatatatttattataccacATACCCTGTGGTGGGACTCCCTGCAAACTTTGTATCAACTAGCAAAAAAACAGCAGGGACCCCAATGTTATcccaaatataaatgataccaatatttgcttttaatctgcccaatatattcaatactagctcttcaaaaaaaaaaaaaaacctaacctaacctaacctaacctaacctaacctttttttttttttttttttttttttttttttttttttttttttttttttttttttttttttttttttttttttttttttttgttctcgcaGGAGGAAACCCATTTACGGGCGACCCAGGGGAAGAACATCTCCCCCGGAGTGTGGGGCTCCCAGGCCGCTgccggcccagactacccactaaaaccTCCTGCGGCGTTTTCCAACCAACCGTTGATGGGGGCGCCATGGGATCGCGGACATTTcaccacgacgccccccggTTCTGCCTCGCCAGGCGTCCTCACCGTAGCAGACGACGGGCGTATCGTGCCCGCCGCCTGCCACCTCTGCCTCTCCTGTTCAGAGGGGCGTCGGCTTGCGCCTCACGCACCCTCTCAGCGGCCTCCTTCTGCGACATGACAGCCTCGCAGAAGGAAGCCACCGCATCCCAGCACCTTTCGCTGCACAGCATCTTTTCTACGACGCTGTGCAGCGCAAGGTCTTCTCCTCCCAGCTCCACTATCAGCTCCACCCTCTCCTCCGCCCACTTTTCGCAGTCTGCCAGAGTGTGTTGGGCCGTATCATCCGGCTCTCCACACTCATGGCAGACCGCGCTCACCTCTCTGCCAATCCTGTGCAGGTAATGACCGAAGCACCCGTGTCCGGTCATTACCTGCGTCAACCTGTAGGTCAGCTGGCCGTGGCCCCTTCCAACCCAGTCTGCGAGCGATGGCAGGAGCGCCCCAATGGTTCTTACACCATATGGGGAGTTCTCCAGCTCGACTTTCCATCGCTCGCGCAGTCTATCCACGGCCAGCTGCCTGACCGCCCTCATTTCCCTGGGAGCGAGCCTGATTCCAAGTGACCTGCACCTGGCCCGCTCCCGGTACACCTCAGTCTGTACCTGGGCTTCCAGTTCCCATGGCGGGGTTCCGGCAAGAGCGCAAGCTGCTGCCCAAGCCACCGTCACATAGGCCCGAGCTATGCGGTTAGCCACAACTTTTTGTGGCCTACGCAGTCGGGCCTTATTGGCTGCGGAGAGCCTATCTGACCAAATCGGCGCCCCGTACAGCGCCATGCTGCGGGTAACTCCCGCATACAGCTGACGGCACGTGGCGCCAGGCCCTCCGACATTGGGCAGCAGACGGCTCATTGCCGACGCCGCGCCTATTACTCGGGGAGCCAATTGACGAAAGTGCTCCCCGAAGTCCCAGCGTGAGTCCAGGATGATGCCCAGGTACTTTAAGTACGGCTTCACCTGGACTCTCTCCCCGCCAATGGGAACGCATTCGTTTGAGGGCGGTCTCCAACTGCGCTTCCTCCCGAAGGCGATGACCTCACATTTGCTAAGGGCCACCCTTAGTCCCAGCATCCTGATGCGTGTGAGCATCAGGTCTGCCGCGACCGCCGCGGCCCTAAGGGTGCTCTCCAGCTGCTCCCCCCGGACAGCCACCATtgtgtcatccgcatagcagatgactATTGTCCGGGGGGGTAGGGCCGCGCGGATGGCCCAGTCGAATCCGACGTTCCACAGCAGGGGGCCTAAAACCGAACCCTGGGGAACGCCACAGGTCATCGCCCTCGACTTCCTTCCCTCTTTGTCCTCGTAGAGCACCACCCTTCCTGTTAGGTAGTGCCCTACGAGGTTCCTTAGATAGAGGGGCACTCCGTGGTACCGGAGCGCCTCCTCTATCACTTCATAGGGGAGGGAGCCGAAGGCGTTCGCTATATCAAGCGATACGCCCACGGCCCCTCCCCCTCCCCCAATTGCTTCCTCCGAGAATGTCCTCAAGGCCCCGATGGCATCAATGGTGGACCGCCCCTTTCGAAAGCCATATTGGCAGTCCGACACATTGGGTCCATCATTTTCCAGATGCTGGGCGATTCGGGCCGCCACGATACGTTCCATCAGTTTACCCGTCTCGTCCAGCATCAGGAGGGGCCTCCACCCCGAAGGAGAGTCCTCAGGCCGGCCTTCTTTCCTAATAAGGACAAGCCGGCCCTCTTTCCACGGCTTTGGGAACCGCCCCGTCGACAAGCAGTCGTCGAACAGCTCTCTGAGGCGGCTCCCAATGTGTTTCGCCGCCACCGGGAGTATGGGACCAGGGACTCCGTCTGGGCCTGGGGCCTTTCTGCGGCCCTCCAGACGCTTTAGTCCCCAGTCAAACTCCTCGTCCGTCACCGGTGGCACGCTCGCCGTGGTGGACTCCCGTTCAGGGGCCGACATCCTCGGAGGGACAAATTCCTCAGCAGAGGGGAACAGGCCTTCCACGATCCGCTTGAGGAGGTCCGGTTCCATGGAGGCCGTGGGGGGGGCGTATCGCAGTTTGTTGCGTACAGTCCTGTATGGCCTCCCCCATGGGTCCCTGTCGAGCGTGGCCAAGAACTCCTTGTAGGCGTCGTCCTTGGCCTTGGCTATCGCAGCCGACAGGGTCCTTTTGGCCTCCTGGAGAGCGAGGTGCAGCCGCGCCTCCTCTCCATCAACGACATTGCGCCGCCGTCTGCACCGCGTATATTCGCGTCTGGCTCGGTTACTGGCGGATCGGAGAGCAGCAATCTCTTCCGACCACCAGTGAACCGCCGTTTTTGCAGCCGGCGGCCCGGACCTCCTCATCGAAGCGTCGCAGATTCGCGTGAGCGACGCACGAAGGCCTGTTGCCCTCTCGTCCACACCAAGGGAACGGCTTGGTGTGGGTTCTATCCATGCTTCTGTCATGGCCGCCTCCTCAGCCAGGTCCCTGTCGAGGCTGGCCAGACACCATCTCGGGAACCCCCGGTTCCGCCCCCTCAAGCCCCGTACGGGCTGCTGGGGCCTGTTGGAGACCCCCATTCGGATGTACCTGTGGTCCGAGAGGGTCTCCACGTCCTCCAGGACACGCCAGTCCACAACACGCGCGGCAATGACGGGGCTCGCGAAGGATATGTCGACAATCGACGCCCCGTTCCGCCGCACGCATGTGTCGACGTTGCCCCGGTTTAGGACTTCAAGCCCCAAACCCACAGCCCAATCATACAGGGCCTCTCCCCTCGGATCGTCGACAGGAGAGCCCCAAGCCGAGTGCTTGGCGTTGAGGTCTCCCATCAGTAGCACCGGTGCTGGCGCCGCTCTCCCGATTACCTCACCCATCCTCTCGAGAAAGTCCTCAAAGGCACGCAGCGGCCTATTGGGGGAGAAGTATGCCGCAACTATGGCAAACTCCCCCCATTTTGCCGCCGCGTATCCCGGGCCACTGTCAATTCTCGAGAGGGGTGGGCGATCTCCAGCTCGGGGAGAGGTGATTGCCACCAGCCCGTCCGTGTCTCCGATCCAAGTAGGAAGGGGGGGGACGCAGTACGGCTCCACCACGACGGCAGCACCAATGGCCCACTCCGCCACGTGCTGGACTAGGAGGTCCTGTGCACGGGCGCAGTGGTTGACATTGGCCTGCAGCACCTCTGCCTGTTGCGCAGACACGCCAGGCATTAGTGCTCCATGGTGGTGCCCTCAGGGGTTCCCTTATTTGGGGCCAGTTTGCCCCGTGTGCGCGGGGGATTGCACGAGGGGCCGCCCATAATGTGTTTGGCGGCCAGCTTGTGCGCATAGCACACCGCGCACCAGGGTTCACTGGCCCCGCACGCAGACGAAATGTGCCCTGCTTTGCCACAGCGATGGCATAACTCTGATCTGTCCACCGGGGACGGGCAGAGGGCTCTGGTGTGGCCTATGCCCATGCACCGGAAGCACCGCATGGGCAAGGCCTCCAGCCCTCTGACCTTGGCGGCCGTCCAACCAACGAGGAGACGCCCCTCGTCAATTAGGGCGTTGGCAGCCGCCACGGGGCAAGTGATAATCACCGCCGCAGTCATATCTGGTGATATGCGGATGTTGCCCACTTTAACTTGTCCCGGTGGACATTTTCCTGCCCTCGCTGTGGCATCTTTAAGGGCCTCTGGCGTTACTCCCTCGTCAAATCCAGAGACCCTTATTTGGGCCGCCTTGAACGGCCTTGTGACCTCCGCCTCAGTCCCTATGACCTCCCGGAGCTTCTCTGCGAGGCTGTCCGCCGCAGCCCCACTGTTAGCCCCGGGTATTTCAATAATGCGGGCCCCCGTTGCCGTGCCACGAACAGCCGCCACATGATCCACTCCAATTGACGACAGGTCAATAGTGGTGGCCCTCGATATCACCGTGCGGTAATCCAGTTTAGATTCCGGCTTGAGGGTCACCACCACTGCCGAAGTCTTAGGTGCggtaaattttacttttttaggCGGCTGTGCGCTCGCCTTGGGGGCCTTCACTAGGGTAGGCTCAGGCTGGGCAGAGGGGGAGGCTTTGTTCCCCCTCTTTTTTCCCTTTTTGACAACCTCAGCCCACCCTTGTTCACCTTCCTGAGGCGGAGGTACTTCAATCGATTGCCCAGTGGGTGTCTGGGCCTGGACCGTCACCTGTTGGGGCTGCTTTTTGGCTGGTGTAGCTTTGGGTGCAGGCCCAGGTCGTGCTGGGGGCATCAGGGTAGCCCCCGCAACTGCACCGGCATAGCTCCTCCCAGCTTTTGGGGCCGACGGTTCGGCCTCCTTCCTCTTATCGGCTGCCAGAGGCGGCCGGACAATCGGTTCAGGGGCCAAAAAGCCCCTTTTCTCTGCCTCCTTGAGGCGGTCATTAACCATGCCCCCCAGCTTGAGGAACATGTTCCTTTCAAAGGACTCCTTCCATTCAGAGAGGAGTCCCCTAATGTCCTCCAGCGAGGGGGCACCCACCGCTGGTTGGGCCTCATTCAGCGCCGATGACGTGCGCTCGGCAAAGGCCGTGCGCAGGGCCTTCGTCTCCTGCTCGAGGAGCGAAAGCTGCTCCCGCATCCTCTTGTTGTCCGCCCTGAGTATGCGGACAGCCTCCGACTCCTCGCACTGAGCCTCGATCTTTCCGGCCGCCACAATTATGTCATGGCAGGCCTCGTTCATGGCCCGCCATGCCGTCCCCTTTAGGTTGCCGGATTTTCCGGCCTCCGCCAAAACCTTCTGGGCGGCCGCCCTCACCACCTCCAGGTGCTCGTCAACGAGGCACCTCTTCCCGCTCTTCTCACTAGCCTTCAGGTACCTGCTGGTACCAGCCTTCTCGAGCTCGCGCTCAAATTGGGCATAGTCCGCAGACAGGTCCCGGAGCCTCTCTTTGGTCTCGGCCGTGCCAGCGTAGGAGCCCCGATGAGCAGCCCGGCCTCTCGTGGCTGAGGAAACCTTGTTGGAAGCCCTTTCGGCCTCCTCCACGTCCTCTGATGCCTTCCTCTTTGAGGCTTGGCCCCGCTCCTTCCCGGTCGTCATTACGTCCGGGAGCCAGATTGACCCATCCGAGTCACCGTCCGATTCGCCGTCCGAGAAGTAGAGAGACTCTGACCGGCTGATCACAGTCTTCTCGCCTACCTCCTCGTTATCCCCCCCAGTCGATTTCTTCCCCCTTGGGGTCAGAGATCTTCCCCGTGCAGATTTGGCCACCGTCCTACCCATATTGGGCCGGACGCGACCAcgccaaaaataaacaacacaaAATTCGCAGACAGGGGGCAGAAATTGGCCCCTGCCTGGTTACAGAAGCTGAGCTACCCCGCACCAGCGGTCTGGTAGCTGTGGTCAAAAACACAACCTTGCTTTTGTAAAGAAGAATAGGATCTTGCCAGTGCCCCAACTCCACAAGGAGCCAAGACACTGAACCGTCGAAAACAAAAGTAAGTAACCAAAAGAAAGACTCTTGGTGACAAAAATCTCCAGGACACCTTGAACCGCACTCAACACAACGTCAGTACCCTCAGCTCACCTTCAGTACCTTCAGCTCACCTTCAGTACCTTAGCTCACCTTCAGTACCTTAGCTCACCTTCAGttcaacctaacctaacctaacctaacctaacctaacctaaccaaccaaccaaccaaccaaccaaccaaccaaccaaccaaccaaccaaccaaccaaccaaccaaccaaccaaccaaccaaccaaccaaccaaccaaccaaccaaccaaccaaccaaccaaccaaccaaccaaccaaccaaccaaccaaccaaccaaccaaccaaccaaccaaccaaccaaccaaccaaccaaccataGTTATAAAGCAacggaatatttttatttcggtcCAGTATTCTAGATACACCAAcggcattaaaaaaaaaattgaaatcctTTGTAAATGAATCATAGTCCCTGTATAATGGAAAGGGTGTGTTCAGCCCATAAAATGGAGCAACATTCCCATAGgaaaatatgttgaaaaatgaaaaaaaaaaaaaaaagtcgaCTTATGCTTACAAATAGAAATCAGATCGTtagtcgatctatttatttaaaacctaaaagatttttaatattgacatgataataacttgcgtaataacttaagacagaaggtcccttaagtagggactaaataaattaatctacttggtattacatggatctcacaactttttaggTACAGCaggattttgatgacattatggtttacaaattaaaaaaaaaaaaaaaatcaacttttaTAGAGATTATATATTGAATCATTTTGCCAGTGATAGTGCGGTGGAGGGCGCATGCGGAGTTAGCAGCGGTGCGGCGGCGTTTGCGGCGCGGTCGAGCGCGCGATTGAGGCGCTCGATGTGGCGCAGTTGGCGCAGCACGAGCCGCACGTGAGAGTCGCGCAGCGCGCGCACGCCTCCAACCCACTCCTCGCCGCAATCTCCTGATGAAGcaagtaatttaattgtaatagaTCTTGGTTatggaatgaatgaatattgaatttaaaatggtTATCAAGAAAACACTTACTGAACGAGTTGCGTGTCGAGTTACGCTCTGGTTTAGTTCTGAAAGATCCAAATGAGTTGATTAATAGCGTATTGTTGCAGAATGCTAGCACAATCCACAGtcgtattgtttttaaattttcttagcAATGTTATTGAACTACTGAAGACTGATTACCTTCTTCGTTTGACACAATAGTAGGCGAATTTCTTCACAAtgttttcttcaccggaagcagcAGGCCGTATTTGAACTCCAGTTAGTATACATGTGACACAACTTGGATTCGTATTTGGGACCTTTAGATTCACATTAGAGCGATACTTAATAACCATCACTGGACCTCTACCGCTTCTAGTAATAAGTATATCATGGATCCACTAAAGTGTTCAGTAATATCGCCGattaagttgaataaaagtCAAGGACATTCTTTAATACGGGCTTTATCTACA is part of the Plodia interpunctella isolate USDA-ARS_2022_Savannah chromosome Z, ilPloInte3.2, whole genome shotgun sequence genome and harbors:
- the LOC128683181 gene encoding uncharacterized protein LOC128683181 gives rise to the protein MGRTVAKSARGRSLTPRGKKSTGGDNEEVGEKTVISRSESLYFSDGESDGDSDGSIWLPDVMTTGKERGQASKRKASEDVEEAERASNKVSSATRGRAAHRGSYAGTAETKERLRDLSADYAQFERELEKAGTSRYLKASEKSGKRCLVDEHLEVVRAAAQKVLAEAGKSGNLKGTAWRAMNEACHDIIVAAGKIEAQCEESEAVRILRADNKRMREQLSLLEQETKALRTAFAERTSSALNEAQPAVGAPSLEDIRGLLSEWKESFERNMFLKLGGMVNDRLKEAEKRGFLAPEPIVRPPLAADKRKEAEPSAPKAGRSYAGAVAGATLMPPARPGPAPKATPAKKQPQQVTVQAQTPTGQSIEVPPPQEGEQGWAEVVKKGKKRGNKASPSAQPEPTLVKAPKASAQPPKKVKFTAPKTSAVVVTLKPESKLDYRTVISRATTIDLSSIGVDHVAAVRGTATGARIIEIPGANSGAAADSLAEKLREVIGTEAEVTRPFKAAQIRVSGFDEGVTPEALKDATARAGKCPPGQVKVGNIRISPDMTAAVIITCPVAAANALIDEGRLLVGWTAAKVRGLEALPMRCFRCMGIGHTRALCPSPVDRSELCHRCGKAGHISSACGASEPWCAVCYAHKLAAKHIMGGPSCNPPRTRGKLAPNKGTPEGTTMEH